One part of the Mytilus trossulus isolate FHL-02 chromosome 11, PNRI_Mtr1.1.1.hap1, whole genome shotgun sequence genome encodes these proteins:
- the LOC134690908 gene encoding uncharacterized protein LOC134690908, protein MVESMEISKRKISPYPTLPEIDHTRNVFVTRFVARFVQKHRKYAKLLQENGASLPEAFSNCSVNFCATFEDEVDMIVSEKRNKINNACRMKGAYSIKGLFRQIYQIVRRARASRIESKLLDIPNHDILETLRDIASELGFAYEYQIAMLKTEAEVRLLADHAVSCTMNFLKQSDATLNRCHILEAVTDVSPKKSLSRAEKVQTRIQKTNNVKVTKTQKWRLSEILKQPGLRIPDTDGIGYNFLGCFTPYGSLCRPDKYGFRGPLHVWDENTSGYALLYNDKVSCNSVHRREIERDITDIHQNYQPIQLCSHVCLSNKMTKEGIECKLDSTSIHVANKKNTTDTSDCCPVYDTTCVDIKDITLNQDREYIPSEQPSMINCHCSTDNINNGLLTETTNAVGSIDNTVDNVITERNGNTSTSKLLYSGIDNNEVISSKDGSSNDSGIFVESNHSSHQRLTGTNSDVENSNTLNNNDGQKSPLKTKCSDDILVAT, encoded by the coding sequence ATGGTGGAATCTATGGAAATTAGCAAAAGAAAAATTTCGCCATATCCAACACTACCGGAAATCGATCATACAAGAAATGTATTTGTGACCCGCTTTGTAGCAAGATTTGTTCAGAAACACCGGAAGTATGCAAAACTGCTTCAGGAGAACGGAGCGTCACTTCCGGAAGCGTTTAGTAACTGTTCAGTTAATTTCTGTGCAACTTTTGAAGACGAAGTTGACATGATTGTtagtgaaaaaagaaataaaataaataatgcctGTCGAATGAAGGGTGCATATAGTATAAAAGGACTTTTCCGTCAAATTTATCAGATTGTACGCCGTGCAAGAGCTTCACGAATAGAGAGTAAACTACTAGACATTCCTAATCATGATATATTGGAAACACTGAGAGACATTGCGTCAGAGTTAGGGTTTGCGTATGAATATCAAATTGCCATGTTGAAAACGGAAGCGGAAGTACGTCTGCTCGCGGACCATGCTGTTAGTTGTACTATGAACTTTTTGAAACAGTCTGATGCAACGCTAAATAGATGCCACATTTTGGAAGCAGTCACAGATGTTTCACCCAAGAAAAGTTTAAGTCGTGCTGAAAAAGTTCAAACACGAATTCAAAAGACGAACAATGTAAAAGTAACAAAGACACAAAAATGGCGTCtttctgaaattttaaaacaaccgGGTCTTCGTATACCTGATACTGACGGGATAGGTTATAACTTTTTAGGATGTTTTACGCCTTATGGAAGTTTATGCAGACCAGATAAATATGGATTCCGAGGTCCACTCCACGTCTGGGACGAGAACACATCAGGATATGCTCTTCTTTACAACGATAAAGTGTCGTGCAATAGCGTCCATCGTAGAGAAATAGAGCGCGATATAACAGACATTCACCAGAATTATCAACCAATTCAACTGTGCTCACACGTGTGTTTAAGTAATAAGATGACAAAAGAAGGCATCGAATGCAAACTGGACTCAACTAGTATACATGTAGCTAATAAAAAGAATACAACTGACACATCTGATTGTTGTCCTGTTTATGACACTACCTGTGTTGATATTAAAGATATCACCTTAAACCAGGATAGAGAATATATTCCTTCTGAACAACCATCGATGATAAACTGTCACTGCTCTACCGATAACATTAACAATGGTTTGCTTACAGAAACAACGAACGCGGTCGGTTCTATTGATAACACAGTTGATAACGTCATAACCGAAAGAAACGGGAATACATCTACATCAAAGCTCCTTTACAGCGGGATTGACAACAATGAGGTTATTTCTTCAAAAGATGGCAGCTCCAATGATTCCGGCATTTTCGTTGAGTCTAACCATAGTTCACACCAAAGATTAACTGGTACAAATAGCGATGTAGAAAACAGCAATACACTCAACAATAATGACGGACAAAAGTCACCATTAAAAACTAAATGTAGTGATGATATACTAGTAGCTACATAA